A genome region from Streptomyces antimycoticus includes the following:
- a CDS encoding alpha/beta fold hydrolase has translation MGRLLPDAPGFGADEPLPATREALVEGLAHAVAASTGGETTDPVILLGTSSGGILAHETARHLADHGVPVRAVVLLDTYILESRAARALQPHLWHGLYEREHHTDGFTATDLSAYAWMERLIHTWTPAPTPFPTLLLRASDPLPAAHGADPVPHDWQTDLPHITTTRTTAGNHFTLVNQHAPAAAGHITDWLTELG, from the coding sequence CTGGGACGTCTCCTGCCTGACGCCCCCGGCTTCGGCGCCGACGAGCCACTGCCCGCCACCCGCGAAGCCCTCGTCGAAGGGCTGGCCCACGCCGTGGCCGCGAGCACCGGCGGTGAGACCACCGACCCGGTGATCCTGCTGGGCACCTCGTCCGGCGGCATCCTCGCCCATGAGACCGCCCGCCATCTCGCCGACCACGGGGTGCCCGTACGGGCCGTCGTCCTCCTGGACACCTACATCCTGGAATCCCGCGCCGCCCGCGCCCTCCAACCCCACCTGTGGCACGGCCTGTACGAGCGCGAGCACCACACCGACGGCTTCACCGCCACCGACCTGTCCGCCTACGCCTGGATGGAACGGCTCATCCACACCTGGACCCCCGCACCCACGCCCTTCCCGACCCTGCTCCTGCGCGCCTCGGACCCGCTCCCCGCAGCACACGGGGCGGACCCGGTGCCGCACGACTGGCAGACGGACCTTCCCCACATCACCACCACCCGCACCACTGCGGGCAACCACTTCACCCTCGTCAACCAGCACGCCCCCGCCGCCGCCGGCCACATCACCGACTGGCTCACCGAGCTGGGGTGA